TTTCATCCACTGTTTCCAGACAATCCGAAACAAAACCCGGATTGAGAACGGCAACGGACTTCATCCCCTCGCGCGCCAGTTGTTCAACCGTTTTGTCCGTGTAGGGCTGCAGCCATTCTTCCGGCCCGAAACGCGACTGGAATGTCATGCGCAGGCGGTCTCCGCTCCAGCCCAGTTTCTGCCGCAGCGCATTGGTGGTGCGCAGGCATTCATCAGGATAAGGGTCACCGCGTTTTGCATAGCTTTGCGGAATGCCGTGATAGGAAGCAAGCACAACTTCGGGGGTAAAATCCAGCGTTGCCAGATGGTGCTGAATGGAAGCCGCCAATGCCTCGATATAAACCGGATCTTCCGGATAGGCCGGTACGGTGCGCACTGCCGGGACAAAGCGCATGGTCTTTAAACTGTCAAAAAATGCGTCACAGACTGTTGCGGTTGTGGTGGCGGAATATTGCGGATAAAGCGGGAACATAACAATCCGCTCACAACCGCGCCCGGCCATGGCGCGGGTGACTTTGTCAATGGAAGGCGCGCCGTAGCGCATGG
This is a stretch of genomic DNA from Candidatus Tokpelaia hoelldoblerii. It encodes these proteins:
- the hemH gene encoding Ferrochelatase (bhsal03920) — its product is MQENLRKKRIGVLLVNLGTPAGTDFRSMRRYLAEFLSDRRVIEWSRLVWYPVLHGIVLNTRPKKSGAAYQRIWNTALDESPLRTYTRQQAELLQAAFAADTADTVDIDVEWAMRYGAPSIDKVTRAMAGRGCERIVMFPLYPQYSATTTATVCDAFFDSLKTMRFVPAVRTVPAYPEDPVYIEALAASIQHHLATLDFTPEVVLASYHGIPQSYAKRGDPYPDECLRTTNALRQKLGWSGDRLRMTFQSRFGPEEWLQPYTDKTVEQLAREGMKSVAVLNPGFVSDCLETVDEIGNEVAHIFRAHGGENFTHIPCLNADAEGMKVIEHLVRRELAGWL